Proteins encoded within one genomic window of Nitrospirota bacterium:
- a CDS encoding type II toxin-antitoxin system HicB family antitoxin, translating to MKTKLNMIYWKGEKFWVGKLLERPDIMTQGKTLNELEENMKEAYVMMTMEDVPSKHKIKKLELAV from the coding sequence ATGAAAACTAAATTGAATATGATTTATTGGAAAGGCGAAAAATTTTGGGTAGGTAAATTACTTGAGCGTCCCGACATAATGACACAGGGCAAAACCCTGAATGAACTTGAAGAAAATATGAAAGAGGCATATGTGATGATGACGATGGAGGATGTTCCTTCAAAACATAAGATCAAGAAACTTGAATTGGCTGTATGA
- a CDS encoding type II toxin-antitoxin system HicA family toxin, protein MKRKVLVKKLTTLGCILERHGSNHDLYKNPSTGKKQPVPRHNKIDENLARHILKELS, encoded by the coding sequence ATGAAAAGAAAAGTATTGGTCAAGAAATTGACTACTCTTGGCTGCATTCTTGAGAGACACGGCAGTAACCACGACCTATATAAAAACCCCTCCACAGGTAAAAAACAACCGGTTCCAAGGCATAACAAAATTGATGAAAACTTGGCACGTCATATTTTAAAAGAATTGTCATAA